The following are from one region of the Carassius auratus strain Wakin chromosome 13, ASM336829v1, whole genome shotgun sequence genome:
- the LOC113112571 gene encoding homeobox protein SIX6-like — protein sequence MFQLPILNFSPQQVAGVCETLEESGDVERLGRFLWSLPVAPSACEVLGKNESVLRARAVVAFHGGNFSELYHILENHKFTKDSHAKLQALWLEAHYQEAEKLRGRPLGPVDKYRVRKKFPLPRTIWDGEQKTHCFKERTRHRLRDWYLQDPYPNPSKKRELAQATGLTPTQVGNWFKNRRQRDRAAAAKNRLQQQVMSVGSDRSLGDDDTTVDRLDPASSPDVSLSSKAAISVTSSDSECDV from the exons ATGTTCCAGCTGCCCATCTTGAATTTCAGCCCCCAGCAGGTCGCGGGGGTATGCGAGACGCTCGAGGAGAGCGGCGACGTGGAGAGGCTCGGTCGCTTCCTCTGGTCACTCCCGGTGGCGCCGTCCGCCTGCGAAGtcctcgggaagaacgagtctgTCCTGCGCGCGCGCGCTGTCGTGGCCTTTCACGGAGGTAACTTCAGCGAGCTCTACCACATACTAGAGAACCACAAATTCACCAAGGACTCACACGCGAAGCTGCAGGCGCTCTGGCTCGAGGCGCACTACCAGGAGGCTGAGAAACTCCGTGGGCGTCCGTTAGGACCAGTGGACAAGTACCGCGTCCGAAAGAAGTTTCCACTGCCTCGGACGATATGGGACGGCGAACAGAAAACGCACTGCTTCAAGGAGAGGACGCGGCATCGATTGAGAGATTGGTACCTGCAGGACCCTTACCCGAACCCGAGCAAAAAAAGAGAGCTGGCGCAGGCGACTGGACTCACGCCCACACAAGTGGGTAACTGGTTCAAAAACCGAAGGCAGAGAGACCGCGCTGCAGCAGCCAAGAACAG GCTACAGCAGCAGGTTATGTCCGTTGGCTCAGACCGATCGCTGGGGGACGATGACACCACAGTAGACCGACTGGATCCTGCCTCAAGCCCAGATGTCAGTCTCTCGAGCAAGGCCGCCATCTCCGTCACCTCCAGCGACAGTGAATGTGACGTCTAA